One segment of Neobacillus endophyticus DNA contains the following:
- the dapA gene encoding 4-hydroxy-tetrahydrodipicolinate synthase: protein MNFGRVLTAMVTPFDQHGEIDFAAVKTLVNYLIANGTDGLVVAGTTGESPTLTTEEKVALFKYVVETAGGRVPVIAGTGSNNTRASISLTKLAEDTGVDGIMLVTPYYNKPSQEGLFQHFQAIANSTSLPVMLYNVPGRTVTNLAPETVIRLSAIPNIVSVKEASGNLDAMAEIIEKTPSDFSLYSGDDGLTLPVLSIGGTGIISVASHIIGNEMQEMIQNFISGHLQAASAAHRKLLPLMKALFAQPSPSPVKAALNMNGINVGDVRLPMVPLNDVEKTSLENVLRPFKQKVIH from the coding sequence ATGAATTTTGGCCGAGTATTAACTGCCATGGTTACGCCATTTGATCAACATGGTGAAATTGATTTTGCTGCAGTAAAAACACTAGTAAACTATTTAATAGCAAACGGAACAGATGGATTGGTCGTTGCTGGAACTACCGGGGAGTCCCCTACCTTAACAACAGAAGAAAAAGTGGCTCTATTTAAATATGTGGTGGAAACTGCCGGAGGCCGAGTTCCTGTCATTGCTGGAACAGGATCCAATAATACAAGAGCGTCAATTAGCTTAACGAAGCTTGCAGAGGATACAGGTGTAGACGGAATTATGCTTGTTACTCCTTATTATAATAAACCATCCCAGGAAGGATTATTTCAACACTTTCAAGCCATTGCCAATTCCACCAGTCTGCCAGTCATGCTCTATAATGTTCCAGGAAGAACAGTTACCAATTTGGCACCTGAAACGGTTATACGCCTCTCTGCCATTCCTAACATCGTTTCTGTGAAGGAAGCGAGCGGTAACCTGGATGCCATGGCGGAAATTATCGAGAAAACGCCAAGTGATTTTTCACTATATAGCGGTGATGATGGCTTAACGTTGCCTGTATTATCAATCGGCGGAACAGGTATTATTTCTGTCGCTTCTCATATTATTGGCAACGAAATGCAAGAAATGATCCAAAACTTTATCAGTGGTCATTTGCAAGCAGCATCTGCTGCCCATCGCAAACTCCTGCCATTAATGAAGGCATTATTTGCTCAACCGAGCCCATCCCCTGTTAAAGCAGCATTAAACATGAACGGGATAAATGTCGGTGATGTCCGTTTACCAATGGTTCCTTTAAACGATGTGGAAAAAACTTCACTAGAAAACGTTTTGCGCCCTTTTAAACAGAAAGTTATTCATTAA
- a CDS encoding alpha/beta-type small acid-soluble spore protein yields MARNKLLVPGANQALDQMKEEIANEFGVQLGADTTARANGSVGGEMTKRLVAFAEQSLRNQQGQ; encoded by the coding sequence ATGGCTAGAAACAAACTATTGGTTCCTGGTGCAAATCAAGCTTTGGATCAGATGAAGGAAGAAATCGCCAACGAGTTTGGAGTTCAACTTGGTGCTGATACGACCGCACGAGCAAATGGTTCAGTCGGCGGCGAAATGACAAAACGTCTGGTCGCATTTGCTGAACAATCATTACGAAATCAACAAGGACAGTAA
- a CDS encoding SulP family inorganic anion transporter, with the protein MLEKVVFTGRYKNYSLQAFQKDLISGIVVGVIAIPLGMAFAIASGVKPQYGIYTTIIAGILISLLGGSKFQIGGPTGAFIPILFGIVMTYGFKNLLIAGFMGGIILFLMGIFRLGSLIKFIPKPVIIGFTSGIAVTIFEGQIPNFLGLTGVKKHEYFYPNLKEVFIHIHSANLYSILTAVICLITVLFTPKLFPKIPGSLIGLFVSTLVATFLYPNQVATIGSMYGEIPSTLPQFNIPDITLERIQHLIQPAFIIAILGSIESLLSAVVADGMTGSKHNSNRELMGQGIANMITPFFGGIPSTGALARTATNIKNGAISPVSGIIHGIVVLLILVLFAPYASKIPLASMAPILMVVAWNMSERHVFYHLLKTRTADSVILVVTFLLTVFVDLTTAVEVGLVLTVIIFIKRMSDVMVTAKVLPNPNNKSKKVDSQMVTNSHDCPQISIYSVEGPLFFGAAQTFGQTILNTIKLKPNVLILRLGKVPFMDTTGESYFSSIVKNFSTHGIVLISGIKPQPKELLIKTGLYHFIGDEHFFDHTGEAIDFAIKHLNRNKCLGCKHFAFSECTSLSGVNEKVGEKIQLLEIN; encoded by the coding sequence GTGCTAGAAAAGGTAGTTTTCACTGGGAGATATAAGAATTATTCTCTACAAGCATTTCAAAAAGATCTCATTTCTGGAATTGTAGTTGGTGTTATTGCGATCCCATTAGGTATGGCTTTCGCCATTGCTTCAGGGGTAAAACCTCAGTACGGAATTTATACGACCATCATTGCTGGAATTCTCATTTCGTTATTAGGTGGTTCCAAGTTTCAAATTGGCGGCCCAACCGGAGCATTTATTCCGATATTATTCGGAATTGTAATGACCTATGGGTTTAAAAATTTGTTGATCGCTGGATTTATGGGTGGCATTATTCTATTTTTAATGGGTATTTTCCGCTTAGGGTCATTAATTAAATTTATCCCAAAACCCGTTATAATCGGTTTTACTTCTGGTATTGCCGTCACTATTTTTGAAGGACAAATTCCAAATTTCCTAGGACTAACAGGTGTAAAAAAGCACGAATACTTTTATCCTAATCTAAAAGAAGTATTTATTCATATTCATAGTGCAAACCTTTATAGTATATTGACAGCTGTAATATGTCTTATAACGGTCCTATTCACTCCTAAATTGTTTCCAAAGATACCGGGATCCCTAATTGGTCTATTTGTATCAACCCTAGTTGCCACTTTTTTATATCCAAATCAAGTAGCAACCATTGGTTCGATGTATGGTGAAATCCCTAGCACACTTCCGCAGTTTAACATACCTGATATTACGTTGGAACGAATTCAGCATCTTATTCAACCGGCGTTTATCATTGCCATACTCGGCTCCATAGAATCATTACTATCAGCAGTAGTCGCTGATGGAATGACTGGCAGTAAGCATAATAGTAACCGAGAATTAATGGGTCAAGGTATAGCTAATATGATTACCCCGTTCTTCGGTGGTATTCCATCAACAGGTGCCCTTGCCAGAACAGCAACCAATATAAAAAATGGTGCCATTTCCCCCGTTTCAGGGATTATACACGGAATCGTTGTACTTCTTATATTAGTGCTTTTTGCTCCTTATGCTTCGAAAATTCCATTAGCCAGCATGGCACCAATCTTAATGGTAGTTGCTTGGAATATGAGTGAAAGACACGTATTTTATCATTTATTAAAAACAAGAACCGCAGATTCTGTGATTTTAGTAGTTACCTTTTTATTGACAGTTTTTGTTGATTTAACTACGGCTGTTGAAGTCGGACTTGTTCTAACCGTTATTATTTTTATAAAACGTATGAGTGATGTAATGGTAACAGCTAAGGTATTACCAAATCCAAATAATAAAAGCAAAAAAGTAGATAGCCAAATGGTGACTAACTCGCATGATTGTCCGCAAATCAGTATTTACAGTGTAGAAGGACCACTTTTTTTTGGTGCAGCACAAACTTTTGGACAAACCATTTTAAATACGATTAAATTAAAACCAAATGTTTTAATTTTAAGACTTGGAAAAGTTCCATTTATGGATACAACAGGTGAATCTTATTTTTCTAGTATTGTTAAAAACTTTTCTACTCACGGGATCGTTTTAATAAGTGGGATTAAACCTCAGCCAAAGGAGTTATTGATCAAAACGGGTTTATATCATTTCATTGGGGATGAACACTTTTTCGATCATACAGGGGAAGCCATTGATTTTGCGATAAAACATTTAAACAGAAATAAATGTCTTGGATGTAAACATTTTGCTTTCAGTGAATGTACGTCATTATCAGGTGTCAATGAGAAAGTTGGAGAGAAAATACAGTTGTTAGAAATTAACTAG
- a CDS encoding ArsR/SmtB family transcription factor, translated as MNLEMQQFKAEFFKALAHPLRIKILELLGEGEKNVNELQNLVGSEGSAVSQQLMILRAKNIVTGTKDGNRVIYSLRDPMIIELLSVTRQIFNNHLVDTITILDKLNDENDDSEQL; from the coding sequence TTGAATCTTGAAATGCAACAATTTAAAGCGGAGTTTTTCAAAGCACTCGCTCATCCTTTGAGAATCAAAATACTTGAGTTATTAGGAGAAGGAGAAAAGAATGTAAATGAACTTCAGAACCTCGTGGGCAGCGAAGGTTCTGCTGTTTCACAACAACTCATGATATTACGTGCAAAAAATATTGTTACGGGTACAAAGGATGGTAACCGTGTTATTTATTCTCTCCGAGATCCCATGATTATTGAACTACTTTCGGTCACACGTCAAATATTTAATAATCATTTAGTTGATACAATAACCATATTAGATAAGTTAAATGATGAAAATGACGATTCTGAACAGCTATGA
- a CDS encoding SDR family oxidoreductase translates to MKRKTAIITGSSSGFGLLCAVELALAGFTVIATMRDVTKATELLNLTKEKQLQEFIHVRQLDVTSSESIDTFNQYLTEFSNIAVLINNAGFALGGFSEELGIEDYKYQFETNFFGVIAVTNAVLPFMRANKHGRIINISSISGKIGFPGLSAYTASKHALEGYSESLRLELKPFGIDVSLIEPGSYQTNIWKTIDKIDKDPESPYVRYLNVILQEIESDKRNFGNPAEVAKLAAKIASQPSSPKLRYPIGKGVKTNLILKNAMPWKLLEKFIMTKMKH, encoded by the coding sequence ATGAAAAGAAAAACTGCCATCATTACTGGATCATCAAGCGGTTTCGGCCTCCTTTGTGCCGTTGAATTGGCTTTAGCCGGTTTCACGGTTATAGCCACGATGCGAGATGTAACTAAAGCAACAGAATTATTAAACCTCACGAAAGAAAAGCAATTACAGGAATTCATACATGTAAGGCAACTAGATGTAACCTCATCAGAATCCATTGATACCTTTAATCAGTACCTAACGGAATTTTCGAATATCGCGGTCTTGATCAACAATGCTGGTTTTGCACTGGGCGGTTTTAGCGAGGAGCTTGGGATTGAAGACTACAAGTATCAATTTGAAACAAATTTTTTCGGAGTAATCGCGGTAACCAATGCAGTTCTTCCTTTTATGAGGGCAAACAAACACGGAAGAATTATTAATATTAGCAGCATAAGTGGAAAGATCGGATTTCCCGGACTTTCTGCCTATACAGCATCCAAGCATGCACTTGAAGGCTATAGTGAAAGTTTAAGGCTGGAACTTAAACCATTTGGAATTGATGTATCTTTGATTGAGCCTGGATCTTACCAAACGAATATTTGGAAAACGATCGACAAGATTGATAAAGATCCTGAGTCACCCTACGTTCGATATTTAAATGTTATTTTACAAGAAATTGAAAGTGATAAACGGAATTTTGGCAATCCAGCGGAAGTAGCAAAGCTCGCGGCAAAAATCGCTTCACAGCCAAGTTCACCCAAACTGCGGTATCCAATTGGAAAAGGGGTAAAAACAAATCTCATTCTGAAAAATGCCATGCCATGGAAACTACTTGAAAAGTTTATTATGACGAAAATGAAACATTAA
- a CDS encoding nitroreductase family protein — MVKEEKKGEIPVTIIEVIKSRRTIKKFKSDHVDQQLIKKWLDAAAMAPNHRMTEPWEIYFIGPETRGKLNHKTNFGNAPVVIAIISKQGATVVETEENKAAVSCFIQNFMLAAWDEGVGTFWSSIGMKEGNRELMSIPEDYDLLGMFGVGYPEEIPDPKPRTEIENKIKNLP; from the coding sequence ATGGTCAAAGAAGAAAAAAAAGGGGAGATTCCAGTGACGATCATTGAAGTAATAAAATCACGCAGAACCATTAAAAAATTCAAATCCGATCATGTCGATCAGCAGCTAATTAAAAAATGGCTGGATGCAGCGGCAATGGCACCCAATCATCGTATGACCGAGCCTTGGGAAATATATTTTATCGGCCCAGAAACAAGAGGGAAGTTAAATCACAAAACAAACTTTGGGAATGCCCCTGTTGTAATTGCCATCATTTCAAAACAAGGGGCTACCGTTGTAGAAACAGAAGAAAATAAAGCTGCTGTATCCTGCTTTATCCAAAATTTCATGTTAGCTGCATGGGATGAAGGGGTTGGAACATTTTGGTCCTCAATAGGAATGAAAGAGGGGAATCGTGAACTTATGAGTATACCTGAAGACTACGATTTACTTGGGATGTTTGGAGTAGGCTATCCTGAAGAGATTCCGGATCCAAAGCCTCGTACAGAAATAGAAAATAAGATCAAAAACCTGCCTTAA
- a CDS encoding acetolactate synthase large subunit — protein sequence MLKTTDVLVQCLENEGVEYVFGIIGTETLDLADSLSRSKQIQWVNVRHEQGAAFMADVYGRLSKKAGVCLSTLGPGATNLLTGIASAHLDHSPVVALIGQAGVERQHPESHQFVDMVRVLEPITKWSTQIKTAQSVPTTIRKAFRIAQLEKPGSVAIILPENFSTQMIPNTPLPVTPLPNMIPSDEAIQTAKMLIEQHKKPFIVMGNGICRHDASREIQTIIDALKVPTVHSFMAKGVLAKEHPQNYFTFGFNENDMVLSGIDEADLLIVIGFDFVEKLPKEWNKKKFPILHIDSLPAEVHEYYPVKAELVGDIKKILNCLSHLGLPNKSWAPAGNLKEQLKSAYNIIDHQNLTDVLPFTIENILNHVENMIPDHTIVISDVGAHKVSIARTYHPKKPNQVIISNGLASMGISLPGAIGAKLAVPDSLVICITGDGGALMNFAEIETAKRLGLSFMIIIINDSMLKLEVQQMDKKFGKSYGANFQNPDFLQLAASFGIKSMRANNLVEFKKHFNETITLDEMVLIDVVLS from the coding sequence ATGTTGAAAACAACCGACGTATTAGTTCAATGCTTGGAAAACGAAGGCGTAGAATATGTATTTGGCATTATTGGCACTGAAACACTAGATCTGGCCGATTCATTATCAAGATCAAAACAAATACAATGGGTGAATGTCAGACATGAACAAGGTGCAGCATTTATGGCAGATGTGTACGGACGATTATCCAAAAAAGCGGGCGTTTGTTTATCTACATTGGGACCAGGGGCCACGAACCTTTTAACTGGTATAGCCAGTGCACATCTTGATCATTCACCAGTTGTAGCACTTATCGGACAAGCTGGAGTTGAACGGCAGCATCCGGAGTCTCACCAGTTTGTTGATATGGTAAGAGTATTAGAACCCATTACTAAGTGGAGTACGCAAATAAAAACAGCCCAGTCTGTCCCAACAACCATTCGCAAAGCCTTTCGAATCGCCCAATTGGAAAAACCAGGTTCAGTGGCAATTATATTGCCGGAAAATTTTTCAACACAAATGATTCCGAATACACCTTTACCCGTTACTCCTTTACCTAATATGATCCCTTCTGATGAAGCCATACAAACAGCGAAAATGTTGATTGAGCAACATAAGAAACCATTTATCGTGATGGGAAATGGTATTTGCAGGCATGATGCTAGTAGGGAAATTCAAACGATTATTGATGCACTAAAAGTACCAACGGTTCACAGTTTTATGGCAAAAGGTGTGCTGGCAAAAGAACATCCGCAGAATTATTTTACGTTTGGATTTAATGAGAATGACATGGTTTTATCTGGAATAGATGAAGCTGATTTACTGATCGTAATTGGTTTCGATTTTGTGGAAAAGCTTCCTAAAGAGTGGAATAAAAAGAAATTTCCTATATTACACATTGATTCCCTTCCCGCTGAGGTTCATGAATATTATCCTGTAAAGGCAGAATTAGTTGGAGATATAAAGAAAATCTTGAATTGTCTATCTCACTTAGGGCTTCCTAATAAATCTTGGGCACCTGCAGGAAATTTAAAGGAACAATTGAAATCAGCGTATAACATAATAGATCACCAGAACTTAACGGACGTGCTTCCATTTACGATTGAAAATATTTTAAACCATGTAGAAAATATGATACCTGATCACACCATTGTCATTTCGGATGTCGGGGCACATAAAGTGTCCATAGCCCGTACGTATCATCCAAAAAAACCAAATCAGGTAATCATATCGAATGGATTGGCATCAATGGGAATCTCACTGCCAGGTGCAATCGGCGCCAAATTAGCTGTGCCTGATTCTCTTGTAATTTGTATCACTGGTGATGGCGGAGCATTAATGAATTTTGCTGAAATAGAGACTGCCAAGCGGTTAGGTCTTTCTTTTATGATCATTATTATCAATGATTCCATGTTAAAGCTTGAGGTCCAACAAATGGACAAAAAGTTTGGCAAAAGTTACGGTGCAAACTTCCAAAATCCCGACTTTTTACAATTAGCCGCAAGCTTCGGTATCAAAAGTATGCGAGCAAATAATCTGGTCGAATTTAAAAAACACTTTAATGAAACAATTACATTAGATGAAATGGTACTGATTGATGTTGTTCTTTCGTAA
- a CDS encoding endolytic transglycosylase MltG, with protein MPLRINLLSSFAAGLLIATTISGTVYLSSQGGSSKPVAKTTETEMKKILETNGYVVQTKADYDKTIANTKSVVSSAKQSADKPINSSKTATTVVVNVSQGMTSIDIGRMLVKANMIPNAFNFSQDIQKKGLEKNLKPGIFVVNSAMTYNQVISTIFKK; from the coding sequence TTGCCGTTGAGAATTAACTTATTAAGCAGCTTTGCAGCAGGATTACTAATCGCCACAACGATCAGTGGCACGGTCTATCTCTCCAGCCAAGGTGGAAGTTCGAAACCAGTCGCTAAAACAACTGAAACGGAAATGAAAAAGATTCTGGAAACAAACGGATATGTCGTGCAGACAAAAGCTGATTACGACAAAACCATAGCGAATACAAAGTCTGTTGTGTCATCAGCGAAACAATCTGCTGATAAACCTATCAATTCTAGTAAAACTGCTACAACAGTGGTAGTGAATGTATCACAGGGGATGACCAGCATTGACATTGGAAGAATGTTAGTAAAAGCAAATATGATTCCGAATGCCTTTAATTTCTCACAGGATATCCAGAAAAAAGGATTGGAGAAGAACCTGAAACCAGGCATATTTGTTGTCAACAGTGCAATGACCTATAATCAGGTGATATCTACCATTTTTAAGAAATAA